The genomic DNA TGTTCCAGTACCATAGTAAACTTCGTTCCTCTGGATTTACCATCCCAGAAGGCAATTACCATATTGGAGGCATCAACGATCAACTTGTTCCGCACTAAAGGTGCTCCCCTACCGTGCTTTTTGTAATCAGGAAGAAACTCCTGCAGCTCGATGTTGTTTTCCCTGGCATACTGTGCTGCCAGTGAATCCGCCCCCTTCGCTCCACCAGAGACAATCTTTACGATTTCCTCTTTATCCAGTGTTTCTTTCAACAAAGAATAATCAAATCCGCGCGATCCGATAACCGCTATTCTTTTCATCATACCCCCTGGCAGTCTCAATTCCTGAGACTGCAATAAAGTAGTTACTTTTCTTTTTCCTGTGAACTGTCCGTATCGCTCTCTAAGTCAAGCTTCTCCAAAATGGCCCCCAGCTCTTCTTCGGTCAAAAGGCGCTCTTCCTCATACCAAATTCTTGTCATGCTATATCCTCGTTGTAATCTTAATGAGAATCTGGTCAAATGCGAAAAAAAATATGTATCGCTGCTAATGATGATACACGCGTCTGGTCTGCAATTCATCATTAAAAAAATTGAACACCTGAACATAACCCCGGAGTCCCCTTTGGCATGGTTATTGTTCTATTCTCTAAGTAAAAAGAGAATTCAGGTTTTAGAGAGAAAGAGCGCTTAAGTTTATGTTTCCATTAAGAGATGAAAACCCTACTTTCCGCACCTCTTTTCTTACATTCATTATAATAGGGCTCAACGTAGCCGTATGGATATTTATTCAGGGCATGGGTCGTGAGCCGCATGTAAGCCGCTCGATTTGCAGATTTGGTCTCATTGCCGGGGAGCTTCTTGGCACGGTCAATGAGGGGACACGGATCACAATCAGCCGCGACACTCAATGTGTAATCGGTGAACCAAACTGGTTTACGGTATTCTCATCGATGTTTCTTCATGGGGGTTGGTTTCATTTAATCGGTAATATGTGGTTTCTGTATGTGTTCGGGGATAATATCGAGGACTCCACCAGCAGAGTGAAATTTGTCTTTTTCTTTTTACTGTGTGGTTTGGCGGCAAGCGCAGCTCAAATGCTTTCAAATCCCGCCAGCCCTGTTCCGATGGTGGGAGCTTCCGGGGCGATAAGCGGGGTTATGGGTGCATATGCAGTTCTCTATCCCAAGGCACCTGTTCACATGCTGATCTTTCTGGGATTTTTCATAACACGGATAGTCATCCCCGCATACCTTCTTCTTGGCTACTGGTTTCTTATACAGTTCCTTGGTGCACTTCCTGCCCTCACCGGCGAATCCAATGGAGGAGGGATAGCATTCTGGGCCCATATAGGCGGGTTCATCGCCGGAGTGATACTCATACCCTTCTTTCAAAACAAAAACCAGGTACATCTTCACCGGGAAGCGCTGGAGGAGCGGTGGCGATGGCGGGATGAGGGTTGATTTAGCAGCTCAGTTCCATGAATTCAGTTTCTGCCCGCCTTAGAGCCTCTTTACGGTTTTCAGACCAGAATCGGTCTGTTGAAGATTTTTTTAGCGTTATCTATAAATTATCGCGTCCTACAGACGTAGTCACAATTCGCAGAAATGCTTTAGCAAGCGGTGCTGATTTAGTCATTGATAGATCTGTACACCTGAGTTATTTATATTTCTTAACTGATTTCATATTTAACCTTACGAATCACAGGAAGAGAAATGAAGAAAAAAGCACTTATAACCGGTATCACTGGTCAGGATGGTTCCTATCTTGCAGAACTTCTGCTTGAAAAGGGGTATGAAGTTCACGGAATGATTCGCAGAGCAAGTTATTTCAACCGCAGCCGTATCGATCATCTGTATAAAGACCCCCACGGAAAGAACACCAGCCTTTTTCTTCATTACGGAGATATGTCCGACAGCAGTAATATGAACCGAATGGTTGAGAGGATAGAGCCCGATGAGATCTACAATCTTGCCGCACAGTCTCATGTCCGGGTGTCCTTTGAGGTTCCAGAGTACACTGCGGATGTCGATGCAACCGGAACGCTGCGTCTTCTGGATGCCATAAAGGAAAGCGGTATAAGCACCAGATTTTATCAGGCATCAACATCAGAGCTGTATGGAAAAGTGCAGCAGATACCCCAGAACGAAAAAACCCCCTTCTACCCCAGGTCCCCTTACGGGGTTGCAAAACTCTACGCCTACTGGATCGTGGTCAATTACAGGGAGGCCTACAATCTCCACGCCTCCAATGGCATCCTGTTCAATCATGAATCCCCTCGCAGGGGTGAAAATTTTGTCACACGCAAAATCACTCTCGGCGCATCTGCAATAAAGGCGGGAAAACAGGAGTGCCTCTATATGGGAAATCTGGATGCCAAACGGGACTGGGGATATGCCCCCGACTATGTTGAGGCGATGTGGCTGATGCTTCAGCAGGATACACCCGACGATTATGTCATAGCCACAGGGCAGATGCATACAGTCAGGGAATTTATCGAAAAAGCATTCCTTGCTCTTGGCATAAGGGTCGGCTGGAAAGGGAAGGGTGAAAAGGAGCTGGGTATAGATACTGAGACGGGGAAAACGATTGTAAGGATCGATCCCAAGTACTACAGACCTGCAGAGGTAGAGCTTCTCCTTGGGGATCCCTCCAAGGCGAAAAACAAGCTCGCCTGGAAACCAAGGGTGTGCTTTGATGAATTGGTGGAGATTATGATTAAAACCGATTACAATAACATACGGTGTAAGTAGGAGAGCATTCGCACTGTTTTATTTCTTCTCAAAATTTAAAGGAG from Chitinispirillum alkaliphilum includes the following:
- a CDS encoding rhomboid family serine protease — protein: MFPLRDENPTFRTSFLTFIIIGLNVAVWIFIQGMGREPHVSRSICRFGLIAGELLGTVNEGTRITISRDTQCVIGEPNWFTVFSSMFLHGGWFHLIGNMWFLYVFGDNIEDSTSRVKFVFFFLLCGLAASAAQMLSNPASPVPMVGASGAISGVMGAYAVLYPKAPVHMLIFLGFFITRIVIPAYLLLGYWFLIQFLGALPALTGESNGGGIAFWAHIGGFIAGVILIPFFQNKNQVHLHREALEERWRWRDEG
- a CDS encoding GDP-mannose 4,6-dehydratase; its protein translation is MKKKALITGITGQDGSYLAELLLEKGYEVHGMIRRASYFNRSRIDHLYKDPHGKNTSLFLHYGDMSDSSNMNRMVERIEPDEIYNLAAQSHVRVSFEVPEYTADVDATGTLRLLDAIKESGISTRFYQASTSELYGKVQQIPQNEKTPFYPRSPYGVAKLYAYWIVVNYREAYNLHASNGILFNHESPRRGENFVTRKITLGASAIKAGKQECLYMGNLDAKRDWGYAPDYVEAMWLMLQQDTPDDYVIATGQMHTVREFIEKAFLALGIRVGWKGKGEKELGIDTETGKTIVRIDPKYYRPAEVELLLGDPSKAKNKLAWKPRVCFDELVEIMIKTDYNNIRCK